CCCCCTGGCATAGGAAAGCTTGACGTAAACTTTATCGATATACGGCGGATCCGCCTCCACCAAAGCTTCCAGGGATTTAGGGAACCCGCCTTTATGGTCGTTGGCGAAATTCTCCATAGCAGTGGAAACGAGTTTCAGCGTTTCCTGGGCATAGGCCTCGTTCTGGCTGATATTGAAGTTGATCAGCCGCTCTGTGGCAAAACGCAGGACCAGCGCGGTCAACGCCACAATGATCATTATGGTGACAAAACTGCGGCCTTTTTTATCGCTCATTATATTCATTCGCTTAAATAAATACCCGCACCTATGAATAGGTGCGGGTATTTACCTTACAATTCAACTTTCATCTTTATTCAATCGGAGTTGAGGCTGCTGTAGCTGTAGCGTTCGAGAACCGAATAACCCCCGATGTATCGACGAAGAAATACCGGTTTCCCGATGTGCCGACGCTCTGAGGATCAGCGGTCGCTTCGAAACCCGTGCTCGTTCCGGTCAGGGTGAAATTATACCCCTGCTTGCTCCCGCCGCCCAGGACTGAATCAATATAAGGCGGAGTAGCGGTACTGAGAACGGTCAGGTTTGTCGGATACGCTGTATTCGACGCCCTGTAAGTGTGCGCTGCCGTTGCGACTGTCTTTAACGCCGCGATAGCCGCGGATTCATTCGCCGCCAACTTAGCCCTCAAAAGGTTAGGTATGGCGATAGCTGCGAGCAACGCGATGATGGCTACAACGATCATAATTTCGACTAGAGTAAAGCCTTTACGTTTCATAGCTTGTTTCCTCCTTTCTAAGGTATGATTGCGTTTTCCTGCTGTTTCCTTAACCCCTTCAGCTCTAAACAGATAAAATAAAATCCACACATTTTCAGGGTTATCTTGACAGCGTTGCCACCTTTGTTCTTTTATATCACCTCCTTCCGGCTTTGTCAAGTAAAATCTGTTTAGTTGCAAGGGGTTATGATACAAATCCCAGCCGTTAAAACAAAAAAGCCTTGAGGCAAAACTCAAGGCTTATACATTGGTTTCACCCCTTTGGCAGCCAGGCTATGCGATCCCCATTATCAGGATCGTACCCTTTAGCTTTGCGTCCCAGGATTACTCCTGGTTTGCTAGTATCAGTAGGCTTTGATTAAATATAACACATGAAACCGGTTTTGTAAAGGGGACGGTTCCTCTTCTCCTAACCCGCTACTCCACAACAAATTACAACAAGGCATTTGTCAAATCAATAAGTTTATCGGTGACAGTCTCGCCGGTGATCATTTCGCGGTACTCACTTTGCCTGGACAAGCAATTATTTCCCAGTCCAAGATAAAACGGATCGTCATCAACAAGCATATCGCGAAAACCCATACTATAATATCGATAACTGGAATACGGATATGCCTCAGGAGTATCCACCATATTAGCGCGGACCGGATTTAACTCTATGTATTTGCCGCACTGGATAAAATACGCGTCATCATCGATCAATTTACTTTTAAAACGCCCCTGCCAAAGATGGCCGACATAGGTAAATTTTTTGCGGTAATGATAAAAATATCTCAGGTTCGCGCGTTTCATAAATTCGGAGAGGTCACTTTTATCCGTGATACCGACCAGAAAATGCACGTGATTAGGCATGAAACAATAATGAAAGATGCGCACTGATTCTTCATACTTCAATTTCAGCAGCAACCGGTAATAAATTTTGTAATCGCACGGCCGGAAAAACAATTTACGATGATTGTTTCCCCGGCTGATCACATGCAAAAAACCGACTTCCGGAAACGCACGCGCGCCCCTGGGCATTTTATCCTCCTCTTCTACATTAATAGACGAGAAATCGAGGAAAATCTAACATAAATTTTTTATTTGACAAATGGCTTGTTGTAACTTGAGGTGAGACAAACGGTAAGACAACGAGGAACCGTCCCCTATTGGGCGCCGGCTTTGGGCTTATTGTAGCTATGGTCGATGCTTATAGCGGTTTCAGGGAAGGCCTTGAGAGTAAAGACGAACCAGATAGAAGTCCCCTGGCCTCTTTCCTGGTTCCAGATAACATTCAGGTCCCAGCAATGCAGATCGCGGGTAATGCGGTATTCATGCTCATAAAAACCCCGGGTCAAAGTTGAGCCGCGGCTGAATTGATACCGGTGATACATCCCGACCTTCCATTTCGGGCTCAAACGCCAGTCAGTATTAAAGGTCAACTCGTCCCCGCCTTTGTGCTGATAACGCTGGCCGATGCTTACTGCCCGCTCCGGAGCGATGTTAAAAGTCCAATCATAGTTCGCATTGGAGAAACGATTATAGTTATCAGAATCCCTGGCGCCGGTATGGGTATAGGTGGCGTCGGAATCAAAGGTAACCCAGGAATAAGGCCGCAACTCCAGATTGAACACCGTATCACCTAAGCTGCTCCCCATTTCGCCGTGTGGCTTGTAA
Above is a genomic segment from Candidatus Omnitrophota bacterium containing:
- a CDS encoding transposase, giving the protein MPRGARAFPEVGFLHVISRGNNHRKLFFRPCDYKIYYRLLLKLKYEESVRIFHYCFMPNHVHFLVGITDKSDLSEFMKRANLRYFYHYRKKFTYVGHLWQGRFKSKLIDDDAYFIQCGKYIELNPVRANMVDTPEAYPYSSYRYYSMGFRDMLVDDDPFYLGLGNNCLSRQSEYREMITGETVTDKLIDLTNALL